One genomic window of Bradyrhizobium sp. B124 includes the following:
- the cmk gene encoding (d)CMP kinase, with product MIIAIDGPAASGKGTLGKRLAHHYGYRHLDTGVIYRAVAYAMMAQGADLNDEALAVAVALELDPEKFGNPILKTQKVGEGASVVSAFPKVREALVNFQRQFAADPPGAVLDGRDIGTVICPDADVKIFVVADPRVRARRRTLEARARGEDADEEAVLADILKRDERDKNRAVAPLRPAADAHTLDNSNLDIEAGVRAAIAIVEAARARR from the coding sequence ATGATCATTGCCATCGATGGACCCGCCGCCTCCGGCAAGGGCACGCTCGGCAAGCGGCTCGCCCACCACTACGGCTACCGCCATCTCGACACCGGCGTGATCTACCGCGCGGTGGCCTATGCGATGATGGCGCAGGGCGCCGATCTCAACGATGAGGCGCTGGCGGTGGCCGTCGCGCTCGAGCTCGATCCCGAGAAGTTCGGCAATCCGATCCTGAAGACCCAGAAGGTCGGCGAGGGCGCATCTGTCGTCTCGGCCTTTCCCAAGGTGCGCGAGGCGCTGGTCAACTTCCAGCGCCAGTTCGCCGCCGATCCGCCCGGTGCGGTGCTGGATGGACGCGACATCGGCACCGTGATCTGCCCGGACGCCGACGTGAAGATCTTCGTAGTGGCCGATCCCCGCGTGCGGGCGCGGCGGCGCACCCTGGAGGCCCGCGCCCGCGGCGAGGACGCCGACGAGGAGGCGGTGCTGGCTGACATCCTCAAGCGCGACGAGCGGGACAAGAACCGTGCCGTTGCGCCGTTGCGGCCGGCGGCGGACGCCCACACGCTGGACAATTCCAATCTCGACATCGAGGCCGGCGTCCGCGCCGCCATCGCCATCGTCGAGGCGGCGCGCGCCCGGCGCTGA
- the rpsA gene encoding 30S ribosomal protein S1 codes for MASNTVSSYTPTRDDFAAMLDESFAGGNLQESSVIKGKVVAIEKDMAVIDVGLKTEGRVALREFAGPGRESDLKVGDEVEVFLDRIENALGEAVLSRDKARREESWGKLEKAFQNNEKVNGVIFNQVKGGFTVDLDGAVAFLPRSQVDIRPIRDVAPLMNNSQPFQILKMDRRRGNIVVSRRTVLEETRAEQRQELVQNLEEGQVIDGVVKNITDYGAFVDLGGIDGLLHVTDIAWRRVNHPTEVLTIGQTVKVKIIKINHETHRISLGMKQLLDDPWQGIEAKYPLGARFTGRVTNITDYGAFVELEPGIEGLIHVSEMSWTKKNMHPGKIVSTSQEVEVQVLEVDSVKRRISLGLKQTMRNPWEVFVEKFPVGSVVEGEVKNKTEFGLFLGLEGDVDGMVHLSDLDWKLPGEQVIDNFKKGDMVKAVVLDVDVEKERISLGVKQLEGDPFAEPGDVKKGAVVTCEVLEVKESGIEVRISGTEFTTFIKRSELARDRNDQRAERFAVGEKVDARVIQFDKKARKVQVSIKALEVAEEKEAIAQYGSSDSGATLGDILGTALKNRGTDK; via the coding sequence ATGGCTTCGAATACTGTGTCTTCCTATACCCCCACCCGCGACGATTTCGCGGCGATGCTTGATGAATCCTTTGCCGGCGGCAATTTGCAGGAAAGCTCGGTCATCAAGGGCAAGGTGGTTGCAATTGAGAAGGACATGGCCGTCATCGACGTCGGCCTGAAGACCGAAGGCCGCGTGGCGCTGCGCGAATTCGCCGGCCCCGGCCGTGAAAGCGATCTGAAAGTCGGCGACGAAGTCGAGGTGTTCCTCGACCGGATCGAGAATGCGCTCGGCGAAGCCGTGCTGTCGCGCGACAAGGCGCGCCGCGAGGAAAGCTGGGGCAAGCTCGAGAAGGCGTTCCAGAACAACGAAAAGGTCAACGGCGTCATCTTCAACCAGGTCAAGGGCGGCTTCACGGTCGACCTCGACGGTGCGGTGGCCTTCCTGCCGCGCTCGCAGGTCGACATTCGTCCGATCCGCGACGTTGCGCCGCTGATGAACAACTCGCAGCCGTTCCAGATCCTCAAGATGGACCGCCGCCGCGGCAACATCGTGGTGTCGCGCCGCACGGTTCTCGAAGAGACCCGCGCCGAGCAGCGCCAGGAGCTGGTGCAGAACCTCGAAGAGGGTCAGGTGATCGACGGCGTGGTCAAGAACATCACCGATTACGGTGCGTTCGTTGATCTCGGCGGCATCGACGGCCTGCTCCACGTGACCGATATCGCCTGGCGTCGCGTCAACCACCCGACCGAGGTGCTGACCATCGGCCAGACCGTGAAGGTCAAGATCATCAAGATCAACCACGAGACGCACCGCATCTCGCTCGGTATGAAGCAGCTGCTGGATGATCCGTGGCAGGGCATTGAAGCCAAGTACCCGCTGGGTGCCCGCTTCACCGGCCGCGTCACCAACATCACCGACTACGGCGCGTTCGTCGAGCTCGAGCCGGGCATCGAAGGCCTGATCCACGTCTCCGAGATGTCGTGGACCAAGAAGAACATGCACCCCGGCAAGATCGTTTCGACCTCGCAGGAAGTCGAAGTGCAGGTGCTCGAAGTGGATTCGGTCAAGCGCCGCATCTCACTCGGTCTCAAGCAGACCATGCGCAATCCCTGGGAAGTCTTCGTCGAGAAGTTCCCGGTCGGTTCGGTGGTCGAGGGCGAGGTCAAGAACAAGACCGAGTTCGGTCTGTTCCTCGGTCTCGAGGGCGACGTCGACGGCATGGTTCACCTCTCCGACCTCGACTGGAAGCTTCCGGGCGAGCAGGTCATCGACAACTTCAAGAAGGGCGACATGGTCAAGGCCGTGGTGCTCGATGTCGATGTCGAGAAGGAGCGTATCTCGCTCGGCGTCAAGCAGCTCGAAGGCGATCCCTTCGCCGAGCCGGGCGACGTCAAGAAGGGCGCGGTCGTGACCTGCGAAGTGCTCGAAGTGAAGGAGAGCGGCATCGAGGTCCGGATTTCGGGCACCGAGTTCACCACCTTCATCAAGCGGTCCGAGCTGGCCCGCGATCGCAACGACCAGCGCGCCGAACGCTTTGCCGTCGGCGAGAAGGTCGATGCCCGCGTCATCCAGTTCGACAAGAAGGCCCGCAAGGTGCAGGTCTCGATCAAGGCGCTGGAAGTTGCTGAAGAGAAGGAAGCCATCGCGCAGTACGGCTCCTCCGATTCGGGAGCGACGCTTGGCGACATCCTCGGCACCGCGCTGAAGAACCGCGGCACCGACAAGTAA
- the sppA gene encoding signal peptide peptidase SppA, whose protein sequence is MSLDSDVIVDRRRIRRKLTFWRVAAAVIAIAAIVGVGVIAAGGRGTFSTSNTIARINIDGLIRSDQERVEALERLGKSSYAAVVVHINSPGGTTAGSEQLYDSLMQLKAKKPLVVVVEGLAASGGYITAIASDHIVAQQTSLVGSIGVLFQFPNVSELLKTVGVKMEEIKSSPLKAAPNGFEPTSPEARAAIDGLVKDSYAWFRGLVKERRGMDDALLEKVADGRVFTGRQAVDLKLIDQLGDEKTAIAWLVAEKKVKSDLPVRNYKLNPRFSDLTFLRTAASMTLDAFGLGGIARRIEQGGVAQAVDRFGLDGMLALWTPGGTD, encoded by the coding sequence ATGTCGCTGGATTCAGACGTGATCGTCGACCGCCGCCGGATCAGGCGCAAGCTGACGTTCTGGCGCGTCGCCGCTGCGGTCATTGCAATCGCGGCCATCGTCGGCGTGGGCGTGATCGCCGCCGGCGGACGCGGCACCTTTTCGACGTCGAACACGATCGCGCGGATCAATATCGACGGCCTGATCCGCAGCGACCAGGAGCGCGTCGAAGCGCTGGAGCGGCTCGGCAAGTCAAGCTATGCGGCCGTGGTCGTGCACATCAATTCGCCCGGCGGCACCACTGCGGGCTCCGAGCAGCTTTACGACTCGCTGATGCAGCTGAAGGCGAAGAAGCCGCTCGTCGTCGTGGTCGAGGGACTGGCGGCCTCGGGCGGCTACATCACGGCGATCGCCTCGGACCATATCGTCGCCCAGCAGACCTCGCTGGTCGGCTCGATCGGCGTGCTGTTCCAGTTTCCCAACGTGTCCGAATTGCTCAAGACCGTCGGCGTGAAGATGGAGGAGATCAAGTCTTCCCCGCTGAAGGCGGCGCCCAACGGCTTCGAGCCGACCAGTCCGGAGGCCCGCGCTGCGATCGACGGCCTGGTCAAGGATTCCTATGCGTGGTTCCGTGGATTGGTGAAGGAACGGCGCGGCATGGACGACGCCCTGCTGGAGAAGGTCGCGGATGGCCGCGTCTTCACTGGCCGGCAGGCGGTCGATCTCAAGCTGATCGATCAGCTCGGGGATGAGAAGACCGCGATCGCCTGGCTGGTTGCGGAGAAGAAGGTCAAAAGCGACCTGCCGGTGCGCAATTACAAGCTCAATCCGCGATTCAGCGACCTGACCTTCCTGCGCACCGCGGCGTCGATGACGCTCGATGCGTTCGGCCTTGGCGGCATCGCGCGGCGGATCGAGCAGGGTGGCGTTGCCCAGGCGGTCGACCGGTTCGGGCTCGACGGCATGCTGGCGTTGTGGACTCCCGGAGGAACCGACTAG
- a CDS encoding integration host factor subunit beta: MIKSELVQRIAEHNPHLYQRDVENIVNAILDEIVAALARGDRVELRGFGAFSVKHRPARAGRNPRTGEHVPVDQKSVPFFKTGKEMRERLNRDEAEAGASKIDAPKADA, translated from the coding sequence ATGATCAAATCCGAACTTGTTCAGCGTATCGCCGAGCACAACCCGCACCTCTATCAGCGGGACGTCGAGAATATTGTGAATGCGATTCTCGATGAAATCGTCGCGGCGCTGGCGCGTGGCGACCGCGTCGAGCTGCGCGGTTTTGGCGCTTTCTCGGTGAAGCATCGCCCGGCCCGTGCCGGCCGCAATCCGCGTACCGGCGAGCATGTGCCGGTCGACCAGAAGAGCGTGCCGTTCTTCAAGACCGGCAAGGAAATGCGCGAGCGCCTCAATCGCGACGAGGCTGAGGCGGGAGCCTCCAAGATCGACGCGCCCAAGGCTGATGCTTAA
- a CDS encoding LapA family protein, translating into MRKFFTAVVVVPLGLIFIIFAVANRHWVTVSFDPFNSVTPTVAVTLPLFVVIIASAILGVIAGGIGTWFKQGRWRRAARQHEADARHVRAELADLRATASRDDAQRRSAPAQLGFYGPNGRDKQGATL; encoded by the coding sequence ATGCGAAAGTTCTTCACGGCAGTGGTCGTCGTTCCGCTCGGACTGATCTTCATCATCTTCGCCGTCGCCAACCGTCACTGGGTGACGGTGTCGTTTGATCCCTTCAACTCTGTGACGCCGACGGTTGCGGTCACACTGCCGCTGTTCGTCGTCATCATCGCGTCCGCCATTCTCGGCGTAATCGCCGGTGGTATTGGAACCTGGTTCAAGCAAGGGCGCTGGCGCCGCGCCGCCCGGCAGCATGAGGCCGACGCCCGCCACGTCCGCGCCGAGCTCGCCGACCTCAGGGCCACGGCCTCCCGGGACGACGCGCAGCGTCGTTCGGCCCCGGCCCAGCTGGGCTTTTACGGGCCCAATGGGCGAGACAAGCAGGGCGCGACGTTGTAG
- a CDS encoding phosphoribosylanthranilate isomerase has protein sequence MPLLVKICGLSTRETLDVALEGGADMVGFVFFSPSPRHISLETARELGSRAKGRAVKVALTVDADDATLENIVETLRPDILQLHGKETTARLRDIKQKFGLPLMKALPVETAADLAPLPGYAGVADRILFDARAPKDATRPGGLGAPFDWHLLENLDLALPYMVSGGLNAANVAEAVRVTRAGGVDVSSGVERTPGVKDPELIRAFIRAARATQELMVR, from the coding sequence ATGCCCCTGCTCGTCAAAATCTGCGGCCTGTCCACGCGCGAGACGCTCGACGTCGCGCTTGAGGGCGGCGCGGACATGGTCGGGTTCGTGTTCTTCTCCCCGTCGCCGCGCCATATCAGCCTCGAGACCGCGCGCGAGCTTGGCAGCCGCGCCAAGGGCCGCGCTGTCAAGGTCGCGCTGACGGTCGATGCCGACGACGCCACGCTCGAAAACATCGTCGAGACGCTGCGCCCGGATATCCTGCAATTGCACGGCAAGGAAACCACCGCGCGGCTGCGCGACATCAAGCAGAAGTTCGGCCTGCCGCTGATGAAGGCGCTGCCGGTCGAGACCGCGGCCGACCTCGCCCCGCTGCCGGGCTATGCCGGCGTCGCCGACCGTATCCTGTTCGATGCCCGCGCGCCGAAGGATGCCACCCGGCCCGGCGGTCTCGGCGCGCCGTTCGATTGGCACCTGCTGGAAAATCTCGATCTCGCGCTGCCCTACATGGTCTCCGGCGGGCTCAACGCCGCCAACGTCGCTGAAGCTGTCCGCGTCACCCGCGCCGGCGGGGTCGACGTGTCGTCGGGCGTCGAGCGCACGCCGGGCGTCAAGGATCCCGAGCTGATCCGCGCCTTCATCCGCGCCGCACGCGCAACCCAAGAACTGATGGTTCGATGA
- the trpB gene encoding tryptophan synthase subunit beta has product MNQNLPNSFRSGPDERGHFGIFGGRFVAETLMPLILDLEKAYADAKADPAFQAEMNVYLKDYVGRPSPLYFAERLTEHLGGAKIYLKREELNHTGSHKVNNVLGQIMVARRMGKKRIIAETGAGQHGVATATLCARFGLECVVYMGAIDVERQQPNVIRMEMLGAKVVPVQSGARTLKDAMNDALRDWVTNVHNTFYCIGTVAGPHPYPMMVRDFQSIIGHETRTQMQEAEGRLPDSLIACIGGGSNAMGLFHPFLDDPSVEIFGVEAAGHGLTQLHAASLAGGRPGVLHGNRTYLLMDADGQIEEAHSISAGLDYPGIGPEHAWLHETGRVKYLSATDEEALAAFQLLSRLEGIIPALESAHAIAKLSELAPQRPRDHLMVVNLSGRGDKDVPQVGDILKARKK; this is encoded by the coding sequence ATGAATCAAAACCTGCCCAATTCCTTCCGCAGCGGCCCCGACGAGCGCGGGCATTTCGGCATTTTCGGCGGACGCTTCGTCGCGGAAACGCTGATGCCGCTGATCCTCGATCTCGAAAAGGCCTATGCCGACGCCAAGGCCGATCCGGCGTTCCAGGCCGAGATGAATGTCTATCTAAAGGACTATGTCGGCCGGCCCTCGCCGCTCTATTTCGCCGAACGGCTCACCGAGCATCTCGGCGGCGCCAAGATCTATCTGAAGCGCGAGGAGCTCAACCACACCGGTTCGCACAAGGTCAACAACGTGCTCGGCCAGATCATGGTCGCGCGCCGCATGGGCAAGAAGCGCATCATCGCCGAGACCGGCGCCGGCCAGCATGGCGTGGCGACGGCGACGCTGTGCGCGCGGTTCGGGCTCGAATGCGTGGTCTATATGGGCGCGATCGACGTCGAGCGGCAGCAGCCCAACGTGATCCGCATGGAGATGCTGGGTGCCAAGGTCGTCCCGGTGCAGTCGGGCGCGCGCACGCTGAAGGACGCGATGAACGACGCGCTGCGCGACTGGGTCACCAACGTGCACAACACCTTCTATTGCATCGGCACGGTGGCGGGTCCGCACCCCTATCCGATGATGGTGCGTGATTTCCAGTCGATCATCGGCCACGAGACGCGCACGCAGATGCAGGAGGCCGAGGGCCGGCTGCCGGACTCGCTGATCGCCTGCATCGGCGGCGGCTCCAATGCGATGGGTCTGTTCCATCCGTTCCTCGACGATCCCTCGGTCGAGATATTCGGTGTCGAAGCGGCTGGTCACGGGCTGACGCAGCTGCATGCGGCCTCGCTCGCCGGCGGGCGCCCCGGCGTGCTGCACGGCAACCGCACCTATCTGTTGATGGACGCCGACGGTCAGATCGAGGAAGCGCATTCGATCTCGGCCGGCCTCGATTATCCCGGCATCGGCCCCGAGCACGCCTGGCTGCATGAGACCGGCCGCGTGAAATATCTCTCGGCGACCGACGAGGAAGCGTTGGCCGCGTTCCAGCTGCTGTCGCGCCTCGAGGGCATCATCCCCGCGCTGGAATCGGCACACGCCATCGCGAAACTGTCCGAACTCGCGCCGCAACGGCCGAGGGATCACCTGATGGTGGTCAATCTCTCGGGCCGTGGCGACAAGGACGTGCCGCAGGTCGGCGACATCTTGAAGGCGAGGAAGAAGTGA
- the trpA gene encoding tryptophan synthase subunit alpha encodes MTTRIDARFAELKQQGRSAFVTFVMAGDPDAKTSLDILKALPKAGADVIEIGMPFTDPMADGPSIQAAGLRALKGGMTLRKTLAMVRDFRKDDNTTPIVLMGYYNPIYIYGVESFLADAKTAGVDGLIIVDLPPEEDTELCIPALKAGLNFIRLATPTTDDKRLPAVLANTSGFVYYVSITGITGAATADSNAVAEAVARIKRHTKLPVCVGFGIRTPETARAIAENANGAVVGTAIVDVVRANLDAEGRATPKTVSAVADLVSALAQGVRGAKQAAE; translated from the coding sequence GTGACCACCCGTATCGACGCACGTTTCGCCGAGCTGAAGCAGCAGGGCCGCTCCGCTTTCGTCACCTTCGTGATGGCCGGCGACCCCGACGCAAAAACCTCGCTCGACATCCTCAAGGCGCTGCCGAAGGCCGGCGCCGACGTCATCGAGATCGGCATGCCCTTCACCGATCCGATGGCCGATGGCCCGTCGATCCAGGCCGCCGGCCTGCGCGCGCTCAAGGGCGGCATGACGCTGCGCAAGACGCTGGCGATGGTCCGCGACTTCCGCAAGGACGACAACACGACGCCGATCGTGCTGATGGGCTACTACAATCCGATCTACATCTACGGCGTCGAGAGCTTCCTGGCCGATGCCAAGACCGCCGGCGTCGACGGCCTGATCATCGTCGACCTGCCGCCGGAGGAAGATACCGAGCTCTGCATCCCCGCGTTGAAGGCCGGGCTGAACTTCATCCGGCTGGCGACGCCGACCACCGACGACAAGCGCCTGCCGGCGGTGCTCGCGAACACCTCGGGCTTTGTCTATTACGTCTCGATCACCGGCATCACCGGCGCTGCGACGGCCGATTCGAACGCGGTTGCGGAAGCCGTTGCCCGCATCAAGCGGCACACCAAGCTGCCGGTCTGTGTCGGCTTCGGCATCCGCACTCCGGAAACGGCGCGCGCGATCGCCGAGAACGCCAACGGCGCCGTGGTCGGCACCGCGATCGTCGACGTGGTGCGCGCCAATCTCGATGCCGAGGGCCGCGCGACGCCGAAGACCGTGAGCGCGGTGGCGGACCTGGTGTCCGCGCTGGCGCAGGGGGTCCGGGGCGCCAAGCAGGCCGCTGAATAA
- the accD gene encoding acetyl-CoA carboxylase, carboxyltransferase subunit beta, with product MNWLTNVVRPKIRNILRRETPENLWIKCPDSGQLVFYKDVEANQFVIPGSNYHMRMGAVARLKSIFDNETWFDVALPEVTADPLKFRDERKYVDKIRDARAKTGLNDAVKVGYGKLEGTGVVVAVQDFDFMGGSLGMAAGEAIVRGLELAVEKKSPFIVFAASGGARMQEGILSLMQMPRTTVGVQMLREAKQPYIVVLTNPTTGGVTASYAMLGDVQIAEPGALIGFAGARVIEQTIREKLPEGFQRAEYLREHGMVDMVVHRHEMKAMLARLCRLLTKAPALETASKPTVAVTEPAQIVTAPETVPAAPHA from the coding sequence ATGAACTGGCTCACCAACGTCGTCCGGCCGAAGATCCGCAACATCCTGCGGCGCGAGACGCCGGAAAACCTCTGGATCAAGTGCCCGGATTCCGGGCAGCTGGTGTTCTACAAGGACGTCGAGGCCAACCAGTTCGTGATCCCCGGCTCGAACTACCACATGCGCATGGGCGCGGTGGCGCGGTTGAAGTCGATCTTCGACAACGAGACCTGGTTCGACGTCGCGTTGCCCGAGGTGACGGCGGATCCGCTGAAATTCCGCGACGAGCGCAAATATGTCGACAAGATCAGGGATGCGCGGGCCAAGACCGGCCTGAACGACGCGGTCAAGGTCGGCTACGGCAAGCTCGAAGGCACCGGCGTCGTGGTCGCGGTGCAGGATTTCGATTTCATGGGCGGTTCGCTCGGCATGGCCGCCGGTGAAGCGATCGTGCGCGGGCTCGAGCTCGCGGTCGAGAAGAAGTCGCCCTTCATTGTGTTCGCCGCGTCCGGCGGCGCGCGGATGCAGGAAGGCATCCTGTCGCTGATGCAGATGCCGCGCACCACGGTCGGCGTGCAGATGCTGCGCGAGGCGAAGCAGCCCTACATCGTGGTGCTGACCAATCCGACCACCGGCGGCGTCACCGCCTCCTATGCGATGCTCGGCGACGTCCAGATTGCCGAACCCGGTGCGCTGATCGGCTTTGCCGGCGCCCGCGTGATCGAGCAGACCATTCGCGAGAAGCTGCCGGAAGGTTTCCAGCGCGCCGAGTATCTGCGCGAGCACGGCATGGTCGACATGGTCGTGCACCGCCATGAGATGAAGGCCATGCTGGCGCGGCTGTGCCGCCTGCTGACCAAGGCGCCGGCGCTTGAAACCGCGTCCAAGCCCACGGTTGCCGTCACCGAGCCGGCCCAGATCGTCACGGCACCGGAGACGGTGCCGGCCGCGCCGCACGCGTGA
- a CDS encoding folylpolyglutamate synthase/dihydrofolate synthase family protein, with protein sequence MTASAAPSQPSFEALIARISALHPKRIDLSLDRMRGLMERLDHPERKLPPVIHVAGTNGKGSTIAYLRAILEAAGLRVHVFTSPYLVRLNECYRLGATGGGKLVADDELRTTFEHCERINAGNPITIFEMETAVAFCLFAKYPADVTLLEVGLGGRLDSTNVVETPLASVITPVSMDHMEFLGDTLTLIAGEKAAIIKRKVPVISAEQAPDAMAVIEAEANRMRAPLHAAGQQWHVGVERGRLVYQDERGLMDLAAPKLFGRHQFDNAGLAIATLRAIDTFKLNIAAYEAGIVNAEWPARMQRLVSGSLVCQGPQGSEVWLDGGHNAEGGRVAAAALGDLEERVSRPLVVIAGMMANKDANAFLANFAGLTRHIIAVPVPGRDNGMAPDKLADAARALGMRVEIVSGVDAALQRLARLAYEVPPRILITGSLYLAGPVLAANGTPPA encoded by the coding sequence GTGACCGCAAGCGCCGCCCCATCGCAACCCTCGTTCGAGGCGTTGATCGCGCGGATATCGGCGCTGCATCCGAAGCGCATCGATCTCAGCCTCGATCGCATGCGCGGCCTGATGGAGCGGCTCGATCATCCCGAGCGCAAGCTGCCGCCGGTGATCCATGTCGCCGGCACCAATGGCAAGGGCTCGACCATTGCCTATCTGCGCGCGATCCTCGAAGCCGCCGGCCTGCGCGTGCACGTCTTCACCTCGCCCTATCTGGTCCGGCTCAACGAATGCTACCGGCTGGGTGCCACGGGCGGCGGCAAGCTCGTCGCTGACGACGAGCTGCGCACGACGTTCGAGCATTGCGAGCGCATCAACGCCGGCAACCCCATCACCATCTTCGAGATGGAAACCGCAGTCGCGTTCTGCCTGTTCGCAAAGTATCCGGCCGACGTGACGCTGCTCGAGGTCGGCCTCGGCGGCCGGCTGGATTCCACCAATGTGGTCGAGACGCCGCTGGCCTCGGTGATTACGCCGGTCAGCATGGATCACATGGAATTCCTCGGCGATACGCTGACTTTGATCGCCGGCGAGAAGGCCGCGATCATCAAGCGCAAGGTGCCGGTGATCTCTGCCGAGCAGGCGCCGGACGCGATGGCCGTGATCGAGGCGGAGGCGAACCGCATGCGCGCGCCGCTGCATGCGGCCGGCCAGCAATGGCATGTCGGCGTCGAGCGCGGCCGGCTGGTCTATCAGGATGAGCGCGGCTTGATGGACCTCGCCGCGCCAAAGCTGTTCGGCCGGCACCAGTTCGACAACGCGGGCCTCGCGATCGCGACCTTGCGTGCGATCGACACCTTCAAGCTCAACATCGCGGCCTATGAGGCCGGCATCGTCAATGCGGAATGGCCGGCGCGGATGCAGCGGCTGGTCTCAGGTAGCCTGGTCTGCCAGGGGCCGCAGGGCTCCGAGGTCTGGCTCGATGGCGGCCACAATGCCGAGGGCGGCCGCGTTGCGGCGGCGGCACTCGGCGACCTCGAGGAGCGCGTGTCGCGGCCGCTGGTCGTGATCGCAGGCATGATGGCCAACAAGGATGCCAATGCCTTCCTCGCCAATTTCGCCGGGCTGACGCGCCACATCATCGCGGTCCCGGTGCCCGGCCGCGACAACGGCATGGCGCCGGACAAGCTCGCAGATGCCGCGCGTGCGCTCGGCATGCGGGTCGAGATCGTATCCGGCGTCGACGCCGCGTTGCAACGGCTCGCCAGGCTGGCCTACGAGGTGCCGCCGCGCATCCTGATCACCGGCTCGCTGTACCTCGCGGGTCCCGTGCTTGCGGCCAACGGCACGCCTCCTGCATAA
- a CDS encoding metallophosphoesterase family protein: MRFAAIADIHGNHLALEAVLSDIRAQGISDIVDLGDMVSGPLDARPTIDMLMALDAVHLLGNHDRYLIDRPHEKMGSWERLTYTQLEPRHLDWLRTLPPNAVYRDEVFLCHATPQDDETYWLETVLPGGEVCMSTLESIEARAAGVTQSLILCAHTHTARAVRFRDGRLIVNPGSVGSPGYRAGKPYPHVVEAGSPDARYAILEQVGRDWDVTFRHIPYDHAAMAALARRNGQAELASALATGWIR, from the coding sequence ATGCGTTTTGCTGCGATCGCCGACATCCACGGCAACCACCTCGCGCTTGAAGCGGTGCTGTCGGATATCCGCGCGCAGGGCATTTCCGACATCGTCGATCTCGGCGACATGGTGAGCGGGCCGCTCGACGCCCGGCCGACCATCGACATGCTGATGGCGCTCGATGCGGTCCATCTGCTCGGCAATCACGACCGCTATCTGATCGACCGCCCGCACGAGAAGATGGGTTCCTGGGAGCGGCTGACCTACACCCAGCTCGAGCCGCGGCATCTCGACTGGCTGCGCACGCTGCCGCCGAATGCGGTCTATCGCGACGAGGTGTTCCTGTGTCACGCGACGCCGCAGGACGACGAGACCTACTGGCTCGAGACGGTGCTGCCGGGCGGCGAAGTCTGCATGTCCACGCTGGAATCGATCGAGGCGCGGGCGGCCGGCGTGACGCAATCGCTGATCCTGTGCGCGCACACCCATACCGCGCGCGCCGTGCGGTTTCGCGATGGGCGGCTGATCGTCAATCCCGGCAGCGTCGGCTCACCCGGCTATCGCGCCGGCAAGCCATATCCGCATGTCGTGGAGGCCGGTTCGCCCGATGCGCGCTACGCGATTCTTGAACAGGTCGGTCGCGACTGGGACGTCACCTTCCGCCACATCCCCTACGATCACGCCGCGATGGCGGCGCTGGCGCGGCGCAATGGTCAAGCCGAGCTCGCCTCGGCGCTGGCGACGGGATGGATCAGGTAA
- the trxA gene encoding thioredoxin: protein MAVGKVSDADFEAEVLKATGPVVVDFWAEWCGPCRMIAPALDEISGAMGDKVKIVKLNVDESPKTASKYGVMSIPTLMIFKGGEMASRQVGAAPKAKLQQWITAAV, encoded by the coding sequence ATGGCCGTTGGCAAGGTTTCTGACGCCGATTTCGAAGCCGAAGTGCTCAAGGCGACCGGGCCGGTGGTCGTCGACTTCTGGGCCGAGTGGTGCGGACCCTGCCGCATGATCGCGCCCGCTCTCGATGAGATTTCCGGCGCGATGGGCGACAAGGTCAAGATCGTGAAGCTCAACGTCGACGAGAGCCCGAAGACCGCGTCGAAGTATGGCGTGATGTCGATCCCGACCCTGATGATCTTCAAGGGCGGCGAGATGGCGTCCCGTCAGGTCGGCGCCGCGCCGAAGGCCAAGCTGCAGCAGTGGATCACCGCTGCGGTCTGA